One Fontisphaera persica DNA window includes the following coding sequences:
- a CDS encoding PSD1 and planctomycete cytochrome C domain-containing protein: MRRASIFIAGGAAVVCVLACPLGGATPARHNTTVTIHYNRDVRPILSDNCFHCHGPDEKDRKADLRLDTREGATAPRDGAPAVVPGHPEKSLLWQRITTTDPDDLMPPPSSHKKLTPEQKEILRAWIGAGAPYQPHWAFVTPTRPPLPEVKQRSWVRTPVDRFILAGLEARKLKPSPEAPRETLVRRVKLDLTGLPPTPEEVEAFVKDKRPDAYERMLDRFMAQPAYGEHQARYWLDAVRYGDTHGLHLDNERSHWPYRDWVVKAFNENKPFDLFTIEQIAGDLLPNPTRDQRVASGYNRCNVTTSEGGAIDEEFYVRYAVDRTETTATVWMGLTLGCAVCHDHKYDPISQKEFYRLYAFFNNAADAAMDGNALLPPPSLKLPTPEQEKQLADYNARIAALEQRIRQTAAGMNYTDPATLTNAPKAAPVITVWVDDDFPTGAKPQFNGGTPPTQWIESKDGPVHRGKRALKRTASGLAQDFFNTTNALTVGPAARFFAHVYLDPASPPKAIMLQFHSNGWEHRANWGDPQAISYGAGNSKARTEMGPLPPAGQWMRLEVEAAQVGLKAGDKVTGFAFTQFDGTVYWDEAGLQSTPDPANDPAHSFLAWLKEMRALGDKTKLPAPLAEWVKQPLEKLKPEQLQQLREHYLAQVHQPSRAVFEPLFKELNPLKEARQKLDESIPSTLVMREREGAQRRKAQVLKRGQYDQPGEEVTPGVPAFLPPLPPSATTNRLDLARWLVSPQHPLTARVIVNRLWQQFFGVGIVKTANDFGMQSDWPSHPELLDWLATEFIAMGWDIQRFQKMLLLSATYRQDSRVTPKLLELDPENRLLARGPRFRLDGEVIRDSALFVSGLLNPKMGGRGVRPYQPPGIWEAVGYTTSNTAKYTQDHGEALYRRSLYVFWKRTAPPPIFTTFDAPSRESSCTRRERSNTPLQALLLMNDIPYVECARQLATRMLREAGSQPPQRLAYGFRLVTGRSPNATELNILRQSLEAHLARYRANAEAARQLVKVGEWPVDESLDVTELAAYTLVANLLLNLDEAVTKN; this comes from the coding sequence ATGCGGCGGGCGTCCATTTTCATTGCGGGGGGCGCGGCGGTGGTGTGTGTCTTGGCTTGCCCTCTCGGGGGCGCGACGCCAGCACGCCATAACACCACCGTCACCATCCATTACAACCGCGATGTGCGGCCCATTCTCTCCGATAACTGCTTTCACTGCCATGGCCCGGACGAAAAAGACCGCAAGGCGGACCTCCGGCTGGACACCCGCGAAGGCGCCACGGCTCCCCGCGACGGCGCCCCGGCCGTGGTGCCGGGACATCCCGAAAAAAGTCTGCTCTGGCAGCGCATCACCACCACCGACCCCGATGACCTGATGCCGCCGCCCTCCTCCCACAAAAAGCTCACGCCGGAACAAAAGGAAATCCTGCGCGCCTGGATTGGAGCCGGAGCGCCGTACCAGCCCCACTGGGCTTTTGTGACGCCCACGCGCCCCCCGCTGCCCGAAGTCAAGCAACGCTCCTGGGTGCGCACACCGGTGGACCGCTTCATTCTGGCCGGCTTGGAGGCGCGCAAACTCAAACCGTCGCCCGAAGCCCCCCGCGAAACCCTGGTCCGCCGCGTCAAACTGGACCTGACCGGCCTGCCGCCCACCCCGGAGGAAGTGGAGGCGTTTGTGAAGGACAAGCGCCCCGACGCCTACGAACGCATGCTTGACCGTTTCATGGCGCAGCCGGCTTATGGCGAGCATCAGGCCCGCTACTGGCTCGACGCCGTGCGCTATGGTGACACCCACGGCCTGCATCTGGACAACGAACGCAGCCACTGGCCCTACCGCGACTGGGTGGTCAAAGCCTTCAATGAAAACAAACCCTTTGACCTGTTCACCATCGAACAAATTGCCGGTGACCTCCTGCCCAATCCCACCCGGGACCAACGGGTGGCCTCAGGCTACAATCGCTGCAACGTCACCACCAGCGAGGGCGGCGCCATTGACGAGGAATTCTATGTGCGTTACGCCGTGGACCGCACGGAAACCACCGCCACGGTGTGGATGGGCCTGACCCTGGGCTGCGCCGTGTGCCATGACCACAAATACGACCCCATCTCTCAAAAGGAGTTTTACCGCCTCTACGCCTTCTTCAACAATGCCGCCGACGCAGCCATGGACGGCAATGCCCTGTTGCCTCCGCCTTCGCTGAAGCTCCCCACGCCCGAGCAGGAAAAGCAGTTGGCCGATTACAATGCCCGCATTGCCGCGCTCGAACAGCGCATCCGCCAGACCGCCGCCGGCATGAATTACACCGACCCCGCCACCCTGACCAACGCCCCCAAGGCCGCGCCGGTCATCACCGTGTGGGTGGACGACGATTTCCCCACCGGTGCCAAACCCCAGTTCAACGGCGGCACGCCCCCCACGCAATGGATTGAAAGCAAGGACGGCCCCGTGCACCGCGGCAAACGCGCCCTTAAACGCACCGCCAGCGGACTGGCCCAGGACTTTTTCAACACCACCAACGCCCTGACCGTGGGGCCGGCCGCCCGATTTTTTGCCCATGTTTATTTGGACCCCGCCAGCCCGCCCAAGGCCATCATGCTGCAATTTCACTCCAACGGCTGGGAACACCGCGCCAACTGGGGTGACCCCCAGGCCATCTCCTATGGGGCTGGCAATTCAAAGGCGCGTACGGAAATGGGTCCGCTCCCCCCCGCGGGACAATGGATGCGCTTGGAGGTGGAGGCCGCCCAGGTGGGTTTGAAGGCAGGCGACAAAGTCACCGGTTTTGCCTTCACCCAATTCGACGGCACGGTCTATTGGGACGAGGCCGGCCTCCAAAGCACGCCAGACCCCGCCAATGACCCCGCCCATTCCTTCCTGGCCTGGCTCAAGGAAATGCGCGCCCTGGGCGACAAGACAAAACTGCCCGCCCCTCTGGCGGAGTGGGTGAAGCAGCCGCTCGAAAAACTCAAACCAGAGCAGCTTCAGCAACTGCGCGAGCATTACCTGGCGCAGGTTCATCAACCCTCCCGCGCCGTTTTCGAGCCGCTTTTCAAAGAATTAAACCCGCTCAAGGAAGCCAGGCAAAAACTGGATGAATCCATCCCCTCCACCCTCGTCATGCGCGAGCGCGAAGGCGCCCAGCGGCGCAAGGCCCAGGTGTTGAAGCGCGGCCAGTATGACCAGCCAGGCGAGGAGGTCACCCCGGGCGTGCCGGCCTTCCTGCCGCCCTTGCCGCCTTCGGCCACCACCAACCGGCTGGATTTGGCGCGCTGGCTGGTCTCGCCGCAACACCCCTTGACCGCCCGCGTCATCGTCAACCGCTTATGGCAGCAATTTTTCGGGGTGGGCATCGTCAAAACCGCCAACGATTTTGGCATGCAAAGCGATTGGCCGTCCCATCCCGAATTGCTCGACTGGCTGGCCACGGAATTCATCGCCATGGGCTGGGACATCCAGCGCTTCCAAAAAATGCTCCTACTGTCTGCCACCTACCGGCAGGACTCCCGAGTCACCCCGAAATTGCTCGAACTCGACCCGGAAAACCGCCTCTTGGCCCGCGGCCCGCGCTTTCGGCTGGACGGCGAGGTCATCCGCGACAGCGCCCTGTTTGTCAGCGGCCTCCTGAATCCCAAAATGGGCGGGCGCGGCGTGCGTCCTTATCAGCCGCCGGGCATCTGGGAGGCGGTGGGTTACACCACCAGCAACACCGCCAAATACACCCAGGACCACGGCGAAGCCCTGTACCGCCGCAGCCTTTATGTTTTCTGGAAACGCACCGCGCCGCCGCCCATTTTCACCACCTTCGACGCGCCCTCGCGCGAATCCTCCTGTACGCGTCGCGAGCGCTCCAACACCCCCCTGCAGGCCCTCCTCCTGATGAATGACATTCCGTATGTCGAATGTGCCCGCCAGCTCGCCACGCGCATGCTCCGCGAGGCCGGCAGCCAGCCCCCGCAACGCCTTGCCTACGGCTTCCGCCTCGTGACCGGGCGCTCGCCCAATGCCACCGAATTGAACATCCTCCGCCAATCCCTGGAGGCTCACCTGGCCCGCTACCGCGCCAATGCCGAGGCCGCGCGGCAACTGGTCAAGGTGGGGGAATGGCCGGTGGACGAGTCCCTCGACGTGACCGAGCTGGCCGCCTACACGCTGGTGGCCAATCTCTTGTTGAACCTGGACGAAGCCGTAACCAAAAACTGA
- a CDS encoding Fur family transcriptional regulator produces the protein MLSARRQAAKERFLEFLARQKLRLTSPRRAIIDCVFNTTEHFTADQLLAWARAVDPTVSRATVYRTLPLLTASGLVREMDFGRGQKYYDPNYAEHPEHNHIICVDCNKIFEFEDEQLLQREDEISFKMGFKPQARRLQLTASCEELRQRGICKNKDDEEHEHDHAPPSPRRRSSRRRG, from the coding sequence ATGTTGAGCGCCCGGCGGCAAGCGGCCAAAGAACGCTTCCTGGAGTTTCTCGCGCGCCAAAAATTGCGGCTGACCAGCCCGCGGCGCGCCATTATTGATTGCGTGTTCAACACCACCGAGCATTTCACCGCCGACCAGCTCCTGGCCTGGGCGCGTGCCGTGGACCCCACCGTCTCCCGCGCCACCGTGTACCGCACGCTGCCCCTCCTCACCGCCAGCGGCCTCGTGCGCGAAATGGATTTCGGGCGCGGGCAGAAGTACTACGACCCCAATTACGCCGAACATCCCGAGCACAACCACATCATCTGCGTGGACTGCAATAAAATCTTCGAGTTTGAGGACGAGCAGCTCCTCCAGCGCGAGGATGAAATCAGCTTCAAGATGGGTTTCAAGCCCCAGGCCCGCCGCCTCCAGCTCACCGCCTCCTGCGAAGAGCTCCGCCAGCGCGGCATCTGCAAAAACAAGGACGACGAGGAGCACGAACACGACCACGCGCCCCCGTCTCCGCGCCGCCGCTCTTCCCGCAGGCGCGGCTAA
- a CDS encoding carbohydrate binding domain-containing protein — translation MAALLPVHSATYTDRFVWVFGWGLGRDADVEEVTRVLETAGRSGFNGAMFSFGLDTLCKRNDDYFRRLEAVKAACAKNHLEFIPAVFSVGYGGGFLSHDRHLAEGLWVENAAFQVKGGEARHEPAPVTLNNPGFEEFTGQRVRGFNFHDQPGEVSFVDSAVRHGGQASLRMENFRSNPHGHGRVMQEIRVQPRRCYRVSVWVKTENLQPASALRVQVLAGNRSLSPREFNLPATTDWRRLSLVFNSLTNTLVRLYVGVWGGRDGRFWTDDWSVEEIGPLNVLRRPGTPVTVRSDDLQVTYEEGRDYAPLTDPQFNFYQIDRTSPPLKLLPGSRIKEGQRLRVSWYHPMVIHESQVTVCMAEPALDDILDHEARLLAEKVRPRKIMLNMDEVRMGGTCAACRGKDMAKLLGECITRQTQTLRKHNPGAQVYVWSDMLDPHHNAHGDYYLVEGDFTGSWNHVPKDLVIAVWGGDPRPKSLEFFASQGFSTLIACYYDADNLQSTRGWLELAKKLRNVRGFMYTPWTKKYGLLPEFGALLQTPP, via the coding sequence GTGGCGGCACTTCTGCCTGTTCACAGTGCCACTTATACGGACCGTTTTGTTTGGGTGTTCGGCTGGGGACTGGGCCGGGATGCCGACGTGGAGGAAGTCACGCGGGTGTTGGAGACCGCCGGGCGCAGCGGTTTCAACGGCGCAATGTTTTCCTTCGGCCTGGACACCCTTTGCAAGCGCAATGACGATTACTTCCGCCGCCTGGAAGCCGTCAAAGCCGCCTGCGCCAAAAACCACCTGGAATTCATCCCCGCGGTGTTTTCCGTGGGCTACGGCGGCGGCTTCTTGTCCCATGACCGGCATTTGGCCGAGGGCCTGTGGGTGGAGAACGCCGCGTTTCAAGTCAAGGGCGGCGAGGCGCGGCACGAGCCCGCGCCGGTCACGCTCAACAATCCGGGGTTTGAGGAATTTACCGGCCAGCGCGTGCGCGGATTCAATTTCCATGACCAGCCCGGCGAGGTGAGTTTCGTGGACTCTGCCGTCCGACACGGCGGCCAGGCCTCGCTCCGCATGGAAAACTTCCGCTCCAATCCCCACGGCCACGGCCGCGTCATGCAGGAAATCCGCGTCCAGCCGCGGCGCTGTTACCGCGTTAGCGTCTGGGTCAAAACCGAAAACCTCCAACCCGCCAGCGCCCTGCGCGTGCAGGTACTGGCCGGCAATCGCAGCCTGTCCCCCCGGGAGTTCAATCTGCCCGCCACCACGGATTGGCGGCGGCTCTCCCTGGTCTTCAACAGCCTCACCAACACCCTGGTGCGCCTCTACGTCGGCGTGTGGGGTGGCCGTGACGGACGCTTCTGGACCGATGACTGGTCAGTGGAGGAAATTGGCCCCCTGAATGTCCTCCGGCGCCCGGGCACGCCCGTCACCGTCCGCAGCGATGATTTGCAGGTCACCTATGAGGAGGGCAGGGACTACGCGCCTTTAACCGACCCCCAATTCAATTTTTACCAGATTGACCGGACCTCGCCCCCACTGAAGCTGCTGCCCGGCTCACGCATCAAGGAGGGACAACGCCTGCGCGTGAGCTGGTACCATCCCATGGTCATCCACGAGTCGCAGGTCACCGTCTGCATGGCCGAGCCGGCCCTCGACGACATCCTGGACCACGAAGCCCGCCTGCTTGCGGAGAAAGTGCGTCCCCGCAAAATCATGTTGAACATGGACGAAGTCCGCATGGGCGGCACCTGCGCGGCCTGCCGCGGCAAGGACATGGCGAAGCTGCTGGGCGAATGTATCACCCGCCAGACCCAGACCCTGCGCAAACACAACCCCGGCGCCCAGGTCTATGTGTGGTCCGACATGCTGGACCCGCACCACAATGCCCACGGTGATTATTACCTGGTGGAGGGGGACTTCACCGGCTCCTGGAATCATGTGCCCAAGGATTTGGTCATCGCCGTCTGGGGCGGCGACCCCCGGCCCAAGAGCCTCGAGTTTTTTGCCAGCCAGGGCTTCTCGACGTTGATTGCCTGTTACTACGACGCCGACAACCTCCAATCCACCCGTGGCTGGCTGGAACTGGCCAAAAAACTCCGCAACGTGCGCGGCTTCATGTACACTCCCTGGACCAAAAAGTACGGTTTGCTGCCAGAATTCGGCGCTCTGTTGCAGACGCCGCCCTGA
- a CDS encoding PmoA family protein has protein sequence MRARTLVLFALGLAAAAASLKAAHAWKTAPGQLALEHDGQTLWQFLYREQETKPCFHPLALPGGPALTWHRPADHRWHCALWFSWKYLNKVNYWEEDAKTGLPAGRTEWSAPQIETRPDFSARLQMELTYRPAQGAPVLREQRTIAIAPPAADGTQQQDWTCTFTALAPEVLLDRTPPPPGPDGRGPGGYAGLSVRLVREFEDVQVCTSTGAVSLATGRFRGQALAVDYSGKVGDKVCGFAFLDHPQNLHSPSPWYVINDGPMRFVNAAVLCFEPHTLKQGESFTLRYRVILHPGRWTPERLQQETARFHRQP, from the coding sequence ATGCGCGCACGAACCCTTGTCCTGTTCGCCTTGGGGCTGGCCGCGGCGGCGGCTTCCCTCAAGGCGGCCCATGCGTGGAAAACTGCTCCCGGCCAACTGGCCTTGGAGCACGATGGCCAGACCCTCTGGCAGTTCCTTTATCGCGAGCAGGAAACCAAACCCTGCTTTCATCCGCTGGCCCTGCCCGGCGGCCCGGCCTTGACCTGGCACCGGCCCGCGGACCATCGCTGGCATTGCGCGCTATGGTTCTCCTGGAAATACCTGAACAAAGTCAATTATTGGGAGGAAGACGCCAAAACCGGCCTCCCCGCCGGCCGCACCGAATGGTCCGCGCCCCAAATCGAAACACGCCCGGATTTTTCCGCGCGCCTGCAAATGGAGCTGACTTATCGCCCGGCCCAGGGCGCGCCGGTGCTGCGTGAACAACGCACCATCGCCATCGCTCCACCGGCGGCCGACGGCACCCAGCAACAAGATTGGACCTGCACCTTCACCGCCCTCGCGCCGGAAGTGCTGCTGGACCGCACCCCGCCCCCGCCCGGTCCCGATGGCCGCGGCCCCGGCGGCTATGCCGGCCTTTCCGTGCGGCTGGTGCGTGAGTTTGAAGACGTGCAAGTCTGCACCTCCACCGGCGCCGTCTCCCTCGCCACCGGACGCTTCCGCGGCCAGGCCCTCGCCGTGGATTACTCCGGCAAGGTGGGGGACAAGGTATGTGGCTTTGCTTTCCTTGATCATCCGCAAAACCTCCATTCGCCTTCCCCGTGGTACGTCATCAACGACGGCCCCATGCGTTTTGTGAACGCGGCCGTCCTCTGTTTTGAACCGCACACCCTCAAGCAGGGCGAGTCCTTCACCTTGCGCTATCGCGTGATTCTCCATCCAGGGCGCTGGACGCCGGAACGATTGCAACAGGAGACCGCGCGTTTCCATCGCCAGCCTTGA
- a CDS encoding TetR/AcrR family transcriptional regulator produces the protein MKAHDASARERLLRAALKQFAERGYAGASVQEIVDEAKVTKPTLYYYFGNKAGLYHALIDLAYDERLRLLQESARQGESLEAQLTALIHAQFEFARRNRDLMRIGFATMFAAPREVPNPAHCLARAQRNFNYVVQLLREAQQRGEIPAAHDIMEISLAIYGMMGFHVLAHLANPDHALTRERAEFISRLFLSGLPGAAKSAPRPAPAQAKTQRQRGGRSARAAQKAR, from the coding sequence ATGAAGGCACATGACGCTTCGGCCCGGGAACGATTATTGCGCGCCGCGCTCAAGCAATTTGCGGAGCGGGGTTATGCCGGGGCCTCCGTGCAGGAAATCGTGGACGAGGCCAAGGTCACCAAGCCCACGTTGTATTATTACTTTGGCAACAAAGCCGGATTGTACCACGCGCTGATTGACCTGGCCTATGATGAGCGGCTGCGGCTGCTGCAGGAATCGGCGCGGCAGGGGGAATCCCTGGAGGCCCAGCTCACCGCCCTCATTCATGCCCAGTTTGAGTTTGCGCGGCGCAACCGGGATTTGATGCGCATTGGTTTTGCCACCATGTTCGCCGCGCCGCGGGAGGTGCCCAATCCGGCGCATTGCCTGGCGCGGGCCCAGCGCAATTTCAATTACGTGGTGCAGTTGTTGCGGGAGGCGCAGCAGCGCGGAGAAATCCCGGCGGCCCATGACATCATGGAAATCAGCCTCGCCATTTATGGCATGATGGGGTTTCACGTGCTGGCGCACCTGGCCAATCCGGACCACGCCCTCACTCGTGAACGCGCCGAGTTCATCAGCCGGCTGTTCTTGAGCGGGCTGCCGGGCGCGGCCAAATCAGCCCCCCGCCCCGCCCCCGCCCAGGCAAAAACCCAGCGCCAGCGAGGGGGCCGGTCCGCCCGAGCGGCCCAAAAAGCCCGTTAG
- a CDS encoding GNAT family N-acetyltransferase, which translates to MVTYYLGREEVLAYLRDLVERLSQFDSPPTLWCPLTRSGNALLDALMETCREQQPAFLDNVLVLPVETCEASPQVRFLHGEPDADIAGRDVLLFDGAIHTGQTMIRCVEQLLNHGARSVCSYALVLKRSSRFVPTLWGVSIADTDRAFFLLDVIPNNRLDAGKRPISKKKPVLSIHLRALSENHLSHPLVCSGVDSLDRVTWSDRFFDMQAAQGDRCTYVLEEGRTILGYVTLSQAGETSLSIDELAVDRQHQGKNLGAIMMRFADTMARQLNCLTIQLHAIAQKRPFYEGFGYRLKADQPIKLATEEYWLMQKPLLEPTRFGHG; encoded by the coding sequence ATGGTGACCTATTATCTGGGCCGTGAGGAGGTTCTGGCTTATTTACGAGATTTGGTCGAGCGTCTCTCCCAATTTGACTCACCGCCAACCCTGTGGTGCCCGCTCACCCGCTCTGGCAATGCGTTATTAGACGCATTGATGGAAACCTGCCGTGAACAACAGCCGGCTTTCCTGGACAACGTCCTGGTGCTGCCGGTGGAAACCTGTGAGGCGAGCCCACAGGTGCGTTTCCTGCACGGAGAGCCGGATGCGGATATTGCAGGCAGGGATGTTTTGCTGTTTGATGGCGCCATTCATACAGGACAAACCATGATTCGATGTGTGGAGCAGCTCTTGAATCATGGCGCCCGGTCGGTTTGCTCTTATGCGCTGGTGCTCAAGCGCAGCAGCCGATTCGTCCCCACCCTCTGGGGCGTGTCCATTGCTGATACGGACCGCGCCTTTTTCCTGCTCGATGTCATCCCCAATAACCGCCTGGATGCGGGAAAGCGACCAATCTCGAAAAAGAAACCAGTCCTGAGCATTCATCTGCGAGCCTTGTCAGAAAACCATCTGTCGCATCCGCTGGTCTGTTCAGGGGTGGATTCCCTTGACCGGGTAACCTGGAGCGACCGCTTCTTTGACATGCAGGCGGCTCAAGGAGACCGCTGCACTTACGTGTTGGAGGAGGGCAGGACGATATTGGGTTACGTCACTCTAAGCCAGGCTGGTGAAACGTCCCTCTCGATTGATGAATTAGCCGTGGACCGGCAGCATCAAGGCAAAAATCTTGGGGCCATCATGATGCGTTTCGCCGACACCATGGCGCGTCAGCTCAACTGCCTGACCATACAACTGCACGCCATTGCGCAGAAGCGCCCATTTTATGAGGGGTTTGGCTACCGTCTGAAAGCCGACCAGCCCATCAAACTGGCCACGGAAGAATACTGGTTGATGCAAAAGCCTTTACTGGAGCCAACAAGATTTGGGCATGGTTGA
- a CDS encoding SGNH/GDSL hydrolase family protein — MPASRAATSPPPARRLRRRRLALLIFLPLTLLLLLGLLEGLARALGHRPFVPATLHVRVEPGGRLFQPHPQLGYTHLPGAFTVTLPDGYTFRMTHDTNTLRLTHPSSSLRAARPGLWVMGCSFVHGWSLNDEETMPWQLQTLLPEYEVFNFGVNGYGTLHAWLQYQEFRRQLPKPRVVVVDYAYFHDERNVLTRARRKAVAPYNRLGPIHQPWARLDQHGCVEVQHTPLDYVPWPGQQTFALVNWLEQGYCALETRWSRGQAVSLAVLQQFARQCREEGIFFVVAGITRGKDTARVLQNCAERGIATVDISVSLSEPGSRNLPHDDHPSARSQAEYARKLAAFLRAQKLNLPSGK, encoded by the coding sequence ATGCCGGCATCGCGCGCTGCAACCTCACCCCCGCCTGCCCGCCGCCTCCGTCGGCGCCGCCTGGCCTTGCTCATCTTCCTGCCGCTCACCTTGCTCCTCCTCCTGGGGTTGCTCGAAGGACTGGCGCGCGCCCTGGGCCATCGCCCCTTCGTGCCGGCCACGCTCCACGTGCGCGTGGAGCCGGGCGGGCGTCTCTTTCAGCCCCATCCCCAACTGGGTTATACCCACCTGCCTGGAGCCTTCACCGTCACCTTGCCCGATGGCTACACCTTCCGCATGACCCATGACACCAACACCTTGCGCCTCACCCATCCTTCGTCCAGCCTGCGCGCGGCGCGTCCCGGCTTGTGGGTGATGGGATGCTCCTTTGTGCATGGCTGGTCCTTGAATGATGAGGAAACCATGCCGTGGCAGTTGCAAACCCTGCTGCCGGAGTACGAGGTGTTTAATTTCGGGGTGAATGGTTACGGCACCCTCCATGCCTGGTTGCAGTATCAGGAGTTTCGTCGGCAGTTGCCCAAGCCCCGCGTGGTGGTGGTGGATTACGCCTATTTCCATGACGAACGCAATGTGCTCACCCGCGCCCGCCGCAAGGCCGTGGCCCCCTACAACCGGCTGGGCCCCATTCACCAACCCTGGGCGCGGCTCGACCAACACGGATGCGTGGAAGTCCAGCACACCCCGTTGGATTATGTGCCCTGGCCCGGGCAGCAGACCTTTGCCTTGGTGAACTGGCTGGAGCAGGGCTACTGCGCCCTCGAAACCCGCTGGAGCCGCGGCCAGGCGGTCAGCCTGGCCGTGTTGCAGCAATTTGCCCGCCAATGCCGGGAGGAGGGCATCTTCTTTGTGGTGGCGGGCATTACCCGCGGCAAAGACACCGCCCGCGTCCTTCAGAACTGCGCCGAACGGGGCATCGCCACGGTGGACATCTCCGTGAGCCTCTCCGAGCCGGGCAGCCGCAACCTCCCGCACGATGACCACCCCAGCGCTCGCTCCCAGGCCGAGTACGCCCGCAAACTCGCCGCCTTTTTGCGCGCGCAAAAGCTCAACCTTCCTTCCGGCAAATAA
- a CDS encoding DUF1501 domain-containing protein, with translation MHPLDEFITLQNRRHFFKNAGLAVGRIALAGLLFPEVLKAAVSAGPKTAAHPHPPLPGLPHFAPKAKRIIYLFMNGAPSQIDLLDYKPKLAELFDKDIPPSVRGNQRLTTMTSGQSRFPIAPSIYKFKQYGKSGAWFSELLQHTATVADELAIIKTVHTEAINHDPAVTYIQTGSQIPGRPSLGSWLAYGLGSECDNLPAFVVMTPRWSAKRDAQALYQRLWGSGFLPSKYQGVALRAKGDPVLFLKNPPGVDVEARRDMLQALNRMNEQQFLRYGDPEIQTRIAQYEMAFRMQASVPELTDISNEPPSVLKLYGPEVTEPGTFAHSALLARRLAERGVRVIQIFHREWDHHGDLPRDLPLQCRDVDHACAGLIQDLKQRGMLEDTLVVWGGEFGRTVYCQGPLSRDNYGRDHHPRNFCVWLAGGGVKPGITYGETDDFSYNIVDKPVHIRDLNATILHCMGIDHERLTYRFQGLDQRLTGVEPSKVIKDILI, from the coding sequence ATGCATCCGCTGGACGAATTCATCACCCTGCAAAACCGCCGCCATTTCTTCAAAAACGCCGGCCTGGCGGTGGGACGCATCGCCCTGGCTGGCCTCCTCTTTCCTGAAGTCCTCAAGGCCGCCGTCAGCGCCGGACCCAAAACCGCCGCGCATCCCCACCCCCCCTTGCCGGGTTTGCCGCACTTTGCCCCCAAGGCCAAACGCATTATTTACCTCTTCATGAACGGCGCGCCCTCGCAGATTGATTTGCTCGATTACAAACCCAAACTTGCCGAGCTGTTTGACAAGGACATCCCCCCCTCCGTGCGCGGCAACCAGCGGCTTACCACCATGACCTCCGGCCAGTCGCGTTTCCCCATCGCGCCCTCCATCTACAAGTTCAAGCAGTACGGCAAAAGCGGGGCATGGTTTAGTGAATTGTTGCAACACACCGCCACCGTGGCCGATGAACTGGCCATCATCAAAACCGTCCACACCGAGGCCATCAACCATGACCCGGCGGTGACCTACATCCAGACCGGCAGCCAGATTCCCGGCCGGCCCAGCCTCGGCTCCTGGCTGGCCTATGGCCTGGGCAGCGAGTGCGACAACCTCCCCGCCTTTGTTGTCATGACGCCCCGCTGGTCCGCCAAGCGCGATGCGCAGGCGCTTTACCAGCGGTTGTGGGGCAGCGGTTTCCTCCCCTCCAAATACCAGGGCGTGGCCCTGCGCGCCAAGGGCGACCCCGTCCTGTTTCTGAAAAATCCGCCCGGCGTGGACGTAGAAGCCCGGCGGGATATGCTCCAGGCTTTGAACCGGATGAACGAACAGCAGTTTTTGCGTTACGGTGACCCGGAAATCCAAACCCGCATTGCCCAGTACGAAATGGCCTTCCGCATGCAGGCGTCCGTCCCGGAATTAACCGACATTTCCAACGAGCCGCCCTCCGTCCTGAAACTCTACGGCCCGGAGGTCACCGAGCCGGGCACCTTCGCCCACAGCGCCTTGCTGGCCCGGCGGCTGGCCGAGCGCGGCGTGCGGGTCATTCAGATTTTCCACCGCGAGTGGGACCATCACGGCGATTTGCCTCGCGACCTGCCCCTGCAATGTCGTGATGTGGACCACGCCTGCGCCGGACTGATTCAGGATTTGAAACAGCGCGGCATGTTGGAGGATACCCTCGTGGTCTGGGGCGGCGAGTTTGGCCGCACCGTTTATTGCCAGGGGCCGCTCTCGCGAGACAACTACGGCCGCGACCATCATCCGCGCAATTTCTGTGTCTGGCTGGCGGGCGGCGGCGTCAAGCCGGGCATCACCTATGGCGAAACAGATGACTTCAGTTACAACATCGTGGACAAACCTGTGCACATCCGGGATTTGAATGCCACCATCCTCCACTGCATGGGGATTGACCACGAACGCCTCACCTACCGCTTTCAGGGCTTGGACCAGCGCCTCACGGGCGTCGAGCCGTCCAAGGTCATCAAGGATATCCTGATCTGA